The Polyangiaceae bacterium genome includes a region encoding these proteins:
- a CDS encoding ketoacyl-ACP synthase III, which translates to MARSTILGVGSFVPDKVVTNDDLAQMMNTSDEWIQQRTGIKERHFIAESGTGASDLAVPATERALEHAGVKKEEIDAIIFATLSPDYTFPGSGCLLGHKLGLPGVPALDIRNQCSGFLYGLSIADAWVRAGMYEKVLLVGSEVHSTGLDFTDRGRDIAVLFGDGAGAAVIGKSKDDDHGLLSVCLHADGVGAEDLWIEAPGSKYMPRMTQEMLDEGRWFPKMKGKQVFRWATDKMPAVALEALEKAGLGIKDVDLFVPHQANMRINQLVGWRLELDEEKVVHNIEKYGNTTAATIPMALDVAFKDGRIKEDTLVLYAAFGAGFTWAGGVMRF; encoded by the coding sequence ATGGCACGGTCCACGATCCTCGGTGTTGGCAGCTTCGTTCCCGACAAGGTCGTCACCAACGACGACCTCGCCCAGATGATGAACACCAGCGACGAGTGGATTCAGCAACGCACCGGTATCAAGGAGCGTCACTTCATCGCCGAGTCCGGCACCGGCGCGAGTGACCTCGCCGTACCGGCCACCGAGCGTGCGCTCGAGCACGCCGGCGTGAAGAAAGAAGAGATCGACGCGATCATCTTCGCCACGCTCTCCCCCGACTACACCTTCCCCGGTTCGGGATGCCTCCTCGGTCACAAGTTGGGCTTGCCCGGCGTGCCCGCCCTGGACATCCGCAATCAGTGCTCCGGCTTCTTGTACGGCCTGTCCATCGCGGACGCCTGGGTGCGCGCCGGCATGTACGAGAAGGTGCTGCTCGTGGGCAGCGAGGTGCACTCCACCGGGCTCGACTTCACGGACCGCGGTCGCGACATCGCCGTGCTCTTCGGCGACGGTGCCGGCGCTGCCGTCATCGGCAAGAGCAAGGACGACGATCACGGCCTGCTCTCGGTATGCCTCCACGCGGACGGCGTGGGCGCCGAAGATCTATGGATCGAGGCGCCGGGCTCCAAGTACATGCCGCGCATGACGCAAGAGATGCTCGACGAAGGCCGCTGGTTCCCCAAGATGAAGGGCAAGCAGGTGTTCCGTTGGGCAACGGACAAGATGCCCGCCGTCGCCCTCGAGGCGCTGGAGAAGGCCGGGCTCGGCATCAAGGACGTGGATCTCTTCGTCCCGCACCAGGCCAACATGCGGATCAATCAGTTGGTGGGCTGGCGGCTGGAGCTGGACGAGGAAAAGGTCGTCCACAACATCGAGAAGTACGGCAACACCACCGCCGCCACCATCCCGATGGCCCTTGACGTCGCCTTCAAAGATGGGCGCATCAAGGAAGACACTCTGGTGCTGTACGCCGCCTTCGGAGCCGGGTTCACCTGGGCCGGCGGCGTGATGCGTTTCTGA
- a CDS encoding sigma 54-interacting transcriptional regulator — protein MELDPAAPQQFLVGQSATCALSLTDSLVSRRHVALSVEGPELHLFDQRSTNGTFVNGVRVAEAYLRGGETIGVGATQIRVSQIGDEPTPGLNGSDRYGPLIGGSPCMRRLHPLLERLAVANVPVIVEGETGTGKEVVAEALHEGGPRSKRPFAVFDCTAVAPSLVEAALFGHEKGAFTGATTSRLGVFEQAHGGTLLIDEIGDLDLSLQPKLLRAVERSEIRRVGGQDWIRVDVRILAATRRDLDLEVQVGRFREDLFYRLNIARVELPPLRERPGDVALLARYFWDRLGGRALPIPYDLFESWEDYHWPGNVRELENAVARRLALGELAPTLQEGNRTRAGERLEVPFQVDKALALARGEAVAEFERAYLERLLSAHSGNVTDAARAAGVGRRYFNMLRARHGV, from the coding sequence ATGGAGCTCGATCCCGCAGCACCACAACAGTTCTTGGTTGGGCAGAGCGCGACCTGCGCCCTCAGCTTGACAGACTCCCTCGTGTCTCGCCGCCACGTGGCGCTATCCGTCGAAGGCCCCGAGCTTCACTTGTTCGACCAGCGCTCCACCAATGGAACGTTCGTCAACGGGGTACGTGTGGCGGAGGCCTACTTGCGTGGTGGAGAGACCATCGGTGTGGGGGCCACTCAGATCCGAGTCAGCCAGATCGGTGACGAACCCACCCCAGGGCTCAACGGAAGCGACCGCTACGGGCCGCTCATCGGGGGTAGCCCGTGCATGCGCCGCCTGCACCCTCTCTTGGAGCGCCTGGCCGTCGCCAACGTTCCCGTGATCGTCGAAGGGGAAACCGGCACCGGGAAGGAAGTGGTGGCCGAAGCGCTTCACGAAGGGGGACCACGCTCGAAGCGCCCGTTCGCCGTGTTCGACTGCACGGCCGTCGCACCGAGCTTGGTCGAGGCCGCGCTCTTCGGACACGAGAAGGGCGCCTTTACGGGAGCTACGACATCCCGACTTGGCGTCTTCGAGCAAGCCCACGGCGGCACTCTCCTGATCGACGAAATAGGCGACCTGGACCTTTCCTTGCAGCCCAAGCTCCTGCGGGCCGTGGAGCGCTCGGAAATCCGCCGGGTCGGTGGGCAAGACTGGATACGCGTCGACGTCCGCATTCTGGCGGCCACACGTCGAGATCTGGATCTCGAGGTTCAAGTCGGTCGCTTCCGGGAGGACCTCTTCTACCGGTTGAACATTGCCCGGGTCGAGCTGCCGCCGCTCCGAGAACGCCCCGGAGACGTGGCGCTGCTCGCGCGCTACTTCTGGGACCGGCTCGGCGGACGGGCTCTTCCGATCCCCTACGACTTGTTCGAATCCTGGGAGGACTACCACTGGCCGGGAAACGTGCGCGAGCTCGAGAACGCCGTGGCTCGGCGGCTCGCCCTCGGGGAGCTGGCTCCAACGCTGCAAGAAGGAAACCGGACGCGAGCTGGCGAGCGCCTGGAAGTGCCCTTCCAAGTCGACAAGGCGCTCGCGCTGGCACGGGGCGAGGCCGTCGCGGAGTTCGAGCGGGCGTACTTGGAGCGGCTTCTGTCAGCACACTCGGGCAACGTGACCGATGCTGCGCGAGCAGCCGGCGTGGGGCGTCGCTACTTCAACATGCTGCGCGCGCGTCACGGAGTCTGA
- a CDS encoding protein kinase — translation MASVHYGRVVGPGGFARTVAIKKLHSHLAKEPEFVAMLLDEARLTARIRHPNVTSVLDVVIHENDVLLVMDYVHGESLSRLVRAAARDRLLPPFDLITGIMVPTLHGLHAAHTAKAETGRPLQIVHRDFTPQNLLVGEDGVPRIVDFGVARAVGRLQATREGQLKGKPAYMAPEQILGDDVDARTDLFAAAVILWEMLTLRRLFAANNDAAVVNRVLTRIVDPPSRVRSDVPPALDSVVMKGLARNVAERWQTAEEMAYALEEACAPGSATVVGRWVHGLAGSVLEDRAATISSMETGTPSLATGLPRRAEGTGTALTADSNPSTRQRRGLRGVGLAVGALGLLGAGILIGGRVLTASSQPDVAPAAEPKLPPPAVSTSEPRPATSIRAPRPEASAPASATPSAKPPVLRPRSTAKPPASPKVPPTSCKPPYTVDERGVVHWKRECLGQR, via the coding sequence ATGGCATCAGTCCACTATGGCCGGGTCGTGGGTCCAGGTGGCTTCGCGCGCACCGTCGCAATCAAGAAGCTGCACTCGCACCTGGCCAAGGAACCGGAATTCGTCGCGATGCTGCTGGACGAGGCACGCCTGACGGCCCGGATCCGTCATCCGAACGTGACCTCGGTACTCGACGTCGTGATCCACGAGAACGACGTCCTGTTGGTGATGGACTACGTGCACGGTGAATCGCTGTCGCGTCTGGTGCGCGCAGCAGCGCGAGACCGACTGCTGCCGCCGTTCGACCTGATCACGGGAATCATGGTTCCCACGCTGCACGGACTTCATGCGGCCCACACCGCGAAGGCGGAGACCGGCCGGCCCCTCCAGATCGTGCATCGCGACTTCACGCCGCAGAATCTACTGGTGGGCGAGGATGGAGTTCCCCGCATCGTGGACTTCGGAGTGGCGCGCGCCGTTGGGCGCCTGCAGGCGACTCGCGAAGGGCAACTCAAAGGCAAGCCAGCCTACATGGCACCCGAGCAAATCTTGGGAGATGACGTGGACGCCCGTACGGATCTCTTTGCGGCGGCGGTCATTCTTTGGGAGATGCTCACTCTGCGCCGCCTGTTCGCGGCGAACAACGATGCGGCCGTGGTCAATCGGGTCCTGACGCGCATCGTGGATCCGCCGTCGCGCGTGCGAAGCGACGTTCCTCCCGCGCTGGACTCGGTGGTCATGAAGGGCCTAGCCCGCAACGTCGCTGAACGTTGGCAAACCGCAGAGGAGATGGCCTACGCCCTGGAGGAAGCGTGTGCGCCCGGAAGCGCGACGGTAGTGGGGCGCTGGGTCCACGGGCTGGCGGGAAGCGTCCTCGAAGACCGAGCGGCCACGATCTCGAGCATGGAGACCGGGACACCGAGCCTGGCGACGGGGCTCCCACGACGCGCCGAAGGCACTGGAACGGCATTGACCGCGGACAGCAACCCGTCGACACGACAGCGACGGGGTCTACGCGGCGTGGGTCTGGCCGTTGGCGCCCTCGGATTGCTGGGCGCGGGGATCTTGATCGGCGGGCGGGTATTGACCGCAAGCTCGCAACCAGACGTGGCCCCCGCCGCTGAACCGAAGCTCCCGCCTCCCGCGGTCAGCACGTCCGAACCGCGGCCGGCGACCTCGATCCGCGCTCCTCGACCGGAAGCATCTGCTCCCGCCTCCGCCACGCCATCGGCGAAGCCGCCGGTACTGCGCCCCAGGTCGACCGCCAAGCCTCCCGCGTCACCGAAGGTTCCCCCAACCAGCTGCAAACCGCCCTACACCGTCGACGAACGCGGCGTAGTACACTGGAAGCGGGAATGCCTAGGTCAACGCTAG
- a CDS encoding DUF1232 domain-containing protein: protein MSKTTVAPKPEVVSSLRFFVDPRVGFWSKLLVLLAALYVVFPIDLIPDPIVVIGWLDDIAAMVTALTALLFAFRRFKSQATAVLPGRGTAVPGVIETDGTEVR from the coding sequence ATGTCGAAAACGACGGTCGCTCCCAAGCCCGAGGTGGTCTCGTCGCTCCGCTTCTTCGTGGATCCCCGCGTCGGCTTCTGGTCGAAGCTCCTGGTGCTGCTCGCGGCACTCTACGTGGTTTTTCCGATCGACCTGATTCCGGATCCCATCGTCGTCATCGGATGGCTAGACGACATCGCGGCCATGGTCACGGCGCTCACGGCACTGTTGTTCGCTTTCCGGCGCTTCAAGAGCCAGGCCACGGCGGTGCTGCCCGGTCGGGGGACGGCCGTGCCTGGTGTGATCGAGACCGACGGCACCGAGGTGCGCTGA
- a CDS encoding adenylate/guanylate cyclase domain-containing protein — protein sequence MDDSWLSSSAARLWHLVAQRCERGADTGAIDQRIWDLFGEEWAVVFTDLAGFSRGVEKFGIIHFLQVIYEHKKLLLPLVEEHDGILVKAEGDSLMLLFRRAVRALDCCQAMMQACEHVNGRRKPEEQILLCAGIGYGRILRVGDEDVWGAEVNAASKLGEDRAKAGDILITDAARAQLALEGRVELSLEEIDAEVPASLHNFKLRR from the coding sequence ATGGACGATTCGTGGCTATCGAGCAGCGCTGCTCGGCTCTGGCACCTCGTCGCTCAGCGCTGTGAGCGCGGGGCGGACACCGGGGCGATCGATCAGCGCATCTGGGACTTGTTTGGCGAAGAGTGGGCCGTGGTCTTCACCGATTTGGCTGGCTTTTCTCGCGGCGTGGAAAAGTTCGGGATCATCCACTTCTTGCAGGTGATCTACGAGCACAAGAAGCTGCTGTTGCCGCTGGTAGAGGAGCACGACGGCATCCTGGTCAAAGCCGAAGGGGACAGCTTGATGCTCCTCTTCCGTCGGGCGGTCCGTGCTCTGGACTGCTGTCAGGCCATGATGCAGGCGTGCGAGCACGTGAACGGCCGGCGGAAACCCGAGGAGCAGATCTTGCTGTGCGCCGGCATCGGCTACGGCCGCATCCTCCGCGTGGGGGACGAGGACGTGTGGGGCGCCGAGGTGAACGCCGCGAGCAAGCTCGGAGAAGACCGCGCCAAGGCGGGCGACATCCTGATCACGGACGCGGCCCGGGCGCAGCTCGCCCTGGAGGGCCGCGTCGAGCTGTCACTGGAAGAGATCGACGCGGAGGTGCCTGCGTCCTTGCACAACTTCAAGCTCCGGCGCTGA
- a CDS encoding response regulator, giving the protein MNVSPLSVADAAIAGMAGLLASYEARLYALRRHRSEHLWLAILCVVTGGYATSMAIHYDAGAETALVLSRLEGVLLGTAAHAALAWALAVSARFTPRRRAALLTSWSVSTVLLLSPWVVTDVQPFTAIAGDNPVYRRTQNTLVDLFSGYGVLMAILATVVVSRAPKSRRRETRYFFIGLTVWCGVAAHTFAMAALGHWPAFSTVEYGFLALAMSLVAHDVGKYLQMLETSEAETADARLQQRAQARLYRDVVAAVADGVVLVDSEDKVRLWNRGMAELTGIPETRALNRSLWELLPTARGARDELFETDSRVELHLGSDTLVELGAAEVEIDDQPGFVLVAHDVTQKKELTGRLMEADRLAAVGTLAAGISHEINNPLSYVILNLEELERDAAAGPGRELLDGALLGARRIRDIVRAVGVFSRSEEERTRLRLSEVADSAVAMVQSEIRQRAKVQVEHRDHATALGNETKLAQVVLNLLVNALHAIPEGDPSHNVIELRTFVDGARAVCEVRDSGVGIAPEIRDRVFDPFFTTKPVGAGTGLGLTICRETVRALGGDIEIDGGAVGGTTFRVVLPATEPESEPASRPRPRRSMPDRRYRVLVVDDEPAVLRALARELRRHYQVTACSSATEALERLDDGEPFDAIVTDVMMPGTTGIELYEKIERRSPQVAQRVVFTTGGAFTAETREFCERMHERVCDKPVDVERLREQIALAASRGSDRPSLSAGA; this is encoded by the coding sequence ATGAACGTCTCCCCCCTCTCGGTCGCCGATGCCGCCATCGCTGGAATGGCCGGCCTCCTCGCGTCCTACGAGGCGCGCTTGTACGCGCTGAGACGCCATCGCTCCGAGCACCTGTGGCTCGCGATCCTGTGCGTGGTGACCGGGGGCTACGCCACCAGCATGGCCATCCACTACGACGCCGGCGCCGAGACGGCGCTGGTGCTGTCCCGCCTCGAAGGGGTCTTGCTCGGGACGGCGGCCCACGCCGCCCTGGCCTGGGCGCTGGCGGTCTCTGCGCGCTTCACGCCGCGGCGGCGCGCCGCGCTGCTCACCTCCTGGAGCGTGAGCACGGTGCTGCTGCTCTCCCCTTGGGTCGTGACGGACGTTCAACCCTTCACCGCCATCGCCGGGGACAACCCCGTCTACCGCCGGACGCAGAACACGCTGGTGGACCTGTTCTCCGGATACGGCGTCCTGATGGCGATCCTCGCGACGGTAGTCGTCAGCCGCGCGCCCAAGTCGCGGCGTCGGGAGACACGCTACTTCTTCATCGGGCTCACCGTGTGGTGCGGCGTGGCGGCGCATACCTTCGCGATGGCGGCCCTGGGACACTGGCCCGCGTTCTCCACCGTGGAGTATGGCTTCCTGGCGCTGGCCATGAGCCTGGTCGCGCACGACGTCGGCAAGTACCTCCAGATGCTGGAGACGAGCGAGGCCGAGACCGCCGACGCCCGGCTCCAACAGCGCGCGCAGGCGCGGCTGTATCGCGACGTGGTGGCCGCCGTGGCGGACGGCGTGGTCTTGGTCGACAGCGAAGACAAGGTGCGTCTGTGGAACCGGGGCATGGCCGAGCTCACGGGGATCCCGGAGACTCGAGCGTTGAATCGAAGCTTGTGGGAGCTGCTGCCCACTGCCCGGGGGGCCCGCGACGAGTTGTTCGAAACCGACTCGCGGGTCGAGCTGCACCTGGGGAGCGACACCCTGGTGGAGCTCGGCGCAGCGGAGGTCGAGATCGACGACCAGCCCGGTTTCGTACTGGTCGCGCACGACGTGACGCAAAAGAAGGAGCTGACGGGACGACTGATGGAGGCGGACCGACTAGCGGCGGTGGGCACGCTGGCGGCGGGTATCAGCCACGAGATCAACAATCCCCTGAGCTACGTGATCTTGAACCTGGAGGAGCTCGAACGAGACGCCGCCGCCGGCCCTGGCCGCGAGCTCTTGGACGGCGCGCTGCTCGGCGCGCGGCGCATCCGCGACATCGTGCGGGCCGTGGGCGTGTTCTCGCGTTCCGAGGAAGAGCGCACGCGCCTGCGCCTTTCCGAGGTCGCCGACAGCGCCGTTGCCATGGTTCAAAGCGAGATCCGGCAACGCGCCAAGGTTCAGGTCGAGCACCGCGACCACGCCACGGCGCTCGGAAACGAGACCAAGCTCGCGCAGGTGGTCTTGAATCTGCTGGTCAACGCCCTGCACGCCATCCCGGAAGGAGATCCGAGTCACAACGTGATCGAGCTGCGCACGTTCGTCGACGGTGCCCGCGCCGTGTGCGAGGTGCGGGACTCCGGAGTGGGTATCGCGCCGGAGATCCGTGATCGCGTCTTCGATCCCTTCTTCACCACCAAGCCCGTGGGGGCGGGAACCGGATTGGGCCTCACCATCTGCCGTGAAACGGTGCGTGCCCTGGGGGGAGACATCGAGATCGACGGCGGAGCGGTCGGAGGCACCACATTTCGAGTGGTTCTGCCGGCGACCGAACCCGAATCCGAGCCCGCGAGCCGCCCGCGCCCCCGCCGCTCGATGCCTGACCGACGCTATCGGGTCCTGGTCGTGGACGACGAACCCGCGGTGCTTCGGGCGCTGGCGCGGGAGCTCCGACGCCACTACCAGGTGACGGCGTGCAGCTCGGCGACCGAAGCCCTCGAACGGCTGGACGACGGAGAGCCATTTGACGCCATCGTGACGGACGTGATGATGCCGGGAACCACGGGCATAGAGCTGTACGAGAAAATCGAACGGCGAAGCCCCCAGGTCGCCCAGCGCGTGGTGTTCACCACCGGGGGCGCCTTCACGGCGGAGACCCGCGAGTTCTGCGAGCGCATGCACGAGCGCGTGTGTGACAAGCCCGTGGACGTGGAACGCCTGCGAGAGCAGATCGCGCTGGCCGCGTCCCGTGGCAGCGACCGGCCAAGCCTCAGCGCCGGAGCTTGA
- a CDS encoding DUF3105 domain-containing protein gives MHSALWLALPLALLVPACGGDSTDTPAKDAGADAPSYEPMPVDGSTCGAVLQHYPLLPSPHVAECSLVEYSSNPPTSGPHYGFWAEFGIYDQAIPRGFWVHAMEHGAVVVAYSCTDCGSEVDAAKTWIAQLSADPLCLKTSSVKRRVILTPDPLLPTRWAAAAWGVTLRSDCFEPDVFSDFYYAHEGKGPENICSDGVTLINEDGGLVVPSDCGESDGGVEAGFDGGFMEAGL, from the coding sequence GTGCATTCGGCTCTTTGGCTCGCGCTCCCGCTCGCGCTGCTCGTCCCAGCCTGCGGCGGCGACAGCACGGACACACCGGCAAAGGACGCCGGCGCTGACGCGCCGAGCTACGAGCCGATGCCGGTGGACGGCAGCACGTGCGGCGCCGTGCTCCAGCACTACCCCCTGCTGCCCTCCCCCCACGTGGCCGAGTGCTCCCTGGTGGAGTACTCGTCGAACCCTCCGACCTCGGGGCCCCACTATGGCTTCTGGGCGGAGTTCGGCATCTACGATCAGGCCATCCCGCGTGGCTTCTGGGTGCACGCGATGGAGCACGGCGCCGTGGTCGTCGCCTACAGCTGCACGGACTGCGGCAGCGAGGTGGACGCCGCGAAGACGTGGATCGCCCAACTATCCGCGGATCCGTTGTGCTTGAAAACGAGCTCGGTGAAGCGCCGGGTGATCCTGACGCCGGACCCACTTCTACCCACCCGCTGGGCGGCCGCGGCCTGGGGCGTGACGCTCCGTAGCGACTGCTTCGAGCCCGACGTGTTCTCGGACTTCTATTACGCTCACGAGGGCAAAGGCCCGGAGAACATCTGCTCCGACGGCGTGACTTTGATCAACGAGGATGGCGGCCTAGTGGTCCCGAGCGACTGCGGCGAGTCCGATGGCGGCGTGGAAGCCGGCTTCGACGGCGGCTTCATGGAAGCCGGGCTCTGA
- a CDS encoding serine/threonine protein kinase: MVLPEGSVLAQRYRLERMIGAGGFGSVYRATHLVTERPCAVKVLLPHLAREPEFRERFFRESRLTAQISSPHIVQVLDAGIDDASDTPYIVMELLRGEDLSRRLKRKRRFELSEVVQYLTQLASALSVTHAQGIIHRDLKPGNLFIESRDDGGPLLKVLDYGIAKVLENRSTRGATRNMGTPMYMAPEQFGSERLTPRVDVYAVGMLAFTFLVGRQYFASEWTPNENPFVMADIIRRGPTEPASVRARRYGVSLPEGFDDWFRKATHPQPPQRFATADGAVMELTRLCLQRPRRAPLTPTLIDIPLRPPPGRSSSVPVALASVAIAVWLAILTVAGLALEGARQAGFASPEQLPLLPARVLPR, from the coding sequence ATGGTCCTTCCCGAGGGCAGCGTCCTCGCTCAGCGTTACCGCCTGGAGCGGATGATCGGGGCGGGGGGATTCGGCAGCGTGTACCGCGCGACCCACCTGGTGACCGAGCGGCCCTGCGCGGTGAAGGTGCTCTTGCCGCACCTGGCTCGGGAGCCGGAATTTCGAGAGCGCTTCTTTCGGGAATCTCGGCTGACGGCGCAGATCTCGAGCCCGCACATCGTGCAAGTGCTGGACGCTGGCATCGACGACGCTTCCGACACGCCGTACATCGTGATGGAGCTCTTGCGTGGGGAAGATCTCTCCCGGCGCCTCAAGCGCAAGCGCCGCTTCGAGCTTTCGGAGGTGGTGCAGTACCTCACGCAGCTCGCCAGCGCGCTGTCGGTCACCCACGCCCAGGGCATCATCCACCGCGATCTGAAGCCCGGCAATCTGTTCATCGAGAGCCGCGACGACGGTGGTCCGCTCTTGAAGGTGCTCGACTACGGCATCGCCAAGGTGCTCGAGAATCGCTCCACGCGGGGAGCGACCCGCAACATGGGAACGCCGATGTACATGGCGCCGGAGCAGTTCGGAAGCGAGCGCCTGACGCCGCGCGTGGACGTCTACGCCGTGGGCATGCTGGCGTTCACCTTCCTGGTAGGGCGCCAGTACTTCGCGAGCGAGTGGACGCCGAACGAAAACCCCTTCGTGATGGCCGACATCATTCGTCGTGGACCCACGGAACCGGCGAGCGTGCGGGCGCGGCGCTACGGCGTGAGCTTGCCCGAGGGCTTCGACGACTGGTTTCGGAAGGCGACGCACCCACAGCCGCCGCAACGCTTCGCGACGGCCGACGGCGCGGTGATGGAGCTGACGCGGCTGTGTCTGCAGCGACCGCGGCGCGCGCCGCTGACACCGACACTGATCGACATTCCGCTTCGGCCTCCACCCGGACGCTCAAGCTCAGTTCCGGTGGCCCTGGCCTCCGTCGCGATCGCCGTGTGGCTCGCGATCCTGACCGTGGCGGGGCTGGCCCTCGAGGGAGCGCGCCAAGCCGGGTTCGCGAGCCCGGAGCAGTTACCGCTCTTGCCCGCGCGGGTCCTGCCCCGCTAG
- the sfsA gene encoding DNA/RNA nuclease SfsA has translation MTEIRHPRPLISGTLVRRYKRFLSDVRLSGGRVVTAHCVNPGAMEGLVRPGATVWLSEVDADSKRKLRYTWELIEVDGGLVGANTLVSNRIVRALLETKPRGFAHDELRAEYPYGEGSRVDFWLRRGQKEHFVEVKNCHLVYPDGRGYFPDSRSERAARHLAELSQVVRAGHRATVLFTVQRPDVRAVRPSDVHDPAFAAAARAALAAGVHFRAVRIRPTLSGYTVEGAIPVDLRPYPTRRIEGWRRDNASTSGSQG, from the coding sequence GTGACCGAGATCCGTCATCCCCGGCCGCTGATCTCCGGGACGCTCGTGCGGCGCTACAAGCGATTCCTCTCCGACGTGCGACTTTCTGGCGGGCGTGTGGTCACGGCCCACTGCGTGAACCCCGGCGCCATGGAGGGGCTGGTGCGACCGGGTGCGACGGTGTGGCTCAGCGAGGTGGACGCCGATTCCAAGCGCAAGCTCCGCTACACCTGGGAGCTGATCGAGGTCGATGGGGGTTTGGTCGGCGCGAACACTCTGGTTTCGAACCGCATCGTGCGCGCCCTCCTGGAGACGAAGCCCCGGGGCTTCGCCCACGACGAGCTGCGCGCGGAGTATCCCTACGGCGAGGGATCTCGCGTGGACTTCTGGCTTCGGCGGGGCCAGAAGGAGCACTTCGTGGAGGTGAAGAACTGCCACCTGGTGTACCCGGACGGGCGCGGCTACTTCCCGGACTCGCGCAGCGAGCGCGCCGCGCGGCACCTGGCGGAGCTGTCCCAGGTCGTGCGCGCCGGGCATCGCGCTACGGTGCTCTTCACCGTGCAGCGCCCGGACGTGCGCGCCGTGCGCCCCTCGGACGTGCACGATCCGGCCTTCGCCGCGGCGGCCCGCGCCGCCCTCGCCGCCGGCGTGCACTTTCGCGCGGTGCGCATTCGCCCCACGCTTTCGGGCTACACCGTGGAGGGAGCGATCCCGGTGGATCTTCGGCCTTATCCCACGCGCCGCATCGAGGGCTGGCGTCGCGACAACGCCTCCACCTCCGGATCTCAGGGCTGA
- a CDS encoding NAD-dependent protein deacetylase — MSLETLTELLTRGRFVALTGAGISTESGIPDYRGPTTRERARNPIQHRQFVESSAARQRYWARSVVGWPKMAAARPNAGHHALAELERRGHLSGVITQNVDGLHHAAGSRTVVELHGALARVRCLGCDTVEPRSEVQARLLQENPGFSPEDAAMAPDGDAELGGVDDFRVVDCRACGGVLKPDVVFFGGSVPRPVVDDAFALLDTADALLVVGSSLAVFSGYRFVRRARERNIPVALVNLGPTRADGEATLRVEGRAGEVLPALALALQP, encoded by the coding sequence ATGAGCCTGGAGACGCTGACGGAGCTGCTCACGCGGGGGCGCTTCGTGGCGCTCACCGGCGCCGGCATCAGCACCGAGAGCGGCATTCCGGACTATCGCGGCCCAACCACGCGAGAGCGGGCGCGAAATCCCATCCAGCATCGGCAGTTCGTCGAGAGCTCCGCAGCGCGACAGCGCTACTGGGCCAGAAGCGTCGTCGGCTGGCCGAAGATGGCCGCGGCTCGGCCAAACGCCGGGCATCACGCGCTGGCGGAGCTGGAGCGGCGCGGGCACCTGAGCGGCGTCATCACCCAGAACGTCGACGGCCTGCACCACGCCGCGGGCAGCCGGACGGTGGTGGAGCTGCACGGCGCCCTCGCGCGGGTGCGCTGCTTGGGCTGCGACACCGTGGAACCGCGGAGCGAAGTGCAGGCGCGGCTGCTACAAGAAAATCCAGGGTTCTCCCCGGAGGACGCGGCGATGGCCCCGGACGGGGACGCGGAGCTGGGCGGCGTGGACGACTTCCGCGTGGTGGACTGCCGGGCCTGTGGTGGCGTGTTGAAGCCCGACGTCGTGTTCTTCGGGGGCAGCGTACCGCGGCCGGTGGTGGACGACGCCTTCGCGCTGCTCGACACCGCCGATGCGCTCTTGGTGGTCGGCTCCAGCTTGGCGGTGTTCTCCGGCTACCGCTTCGTGCGGCGCGCCCGAGAGCGGAACATCCCCGTGGCGCTGGTGAATCTTGGGCCGACGCGAGCGGACGGAGAAGCCACGCTGCGCGTCGAAGGGCGTGCCGGCGAAGTGCTGCCGGCGCTGGCGCTGGCGCTTCAGCCCTGA